The Apium graveolens cultivar Ventura chromosome 10, ASM990537v1, whole genome shotgun sequence nucleotide sequence CCTTTTCAGAATCCACACAAGAAGCTAACCTCTGGAGCTTTTCCAGCTGGAAACTAGTTTCTTCCCACATGTCCCGAAGAACAGAAGTTTTCTCATTTAAATGACTGACCCCGTTAACCTTTAGTTCTACCACAGGTTCTGCCGTTACTTGTCCAATAATATCAGCAGAAATGCCAACACCAGATAGCTTTCCCACCACCTTATCCACATTATGCTTGCTAACCTCAAGAACAAGACCAAGCTCTTCTGCATATAATGTTTCAAACAGGCTATTTGATTGTGAAGCTAAGTCCAAGCACACACCACAATTCCCAGCAAATGCCATCTCAAGGAGACAGACAATCAATCCTCCATCACTGATGTCATGACCAGCAGTAATAAGTTCATCCTCAAGGAGGTCTTGGACTCCTTCAAAAGCACGTTTAAGGTAAGACACGTCATCAAGATCGGGACAATCATCCCCAACTTGGTCAAACACCTGTGCAAGTGCTGATCCACCTAATCGTCGTTTTCCCTTTGCCAAATCAATATGAATTAGTATGCCATCATTTCCCAGCTTCAAATCTGGAGTCACAGTTTTGGTTATATCAGGGCAAGTGACATAAGCACTAATTACAAGATTCCCAGGAGCCTTAACTACTTCTCCAGATACATGGGCTGCCATGGAAAGACTATCTTTTCCCCCATCAATAGCAATTCCAAGTTCGATCATAGCTTCTGAAAGAGCTATAGCAGCATCATACATCGCTGCTCCTTCACCATCTAATTTGGCAGCATACATCCAATTCCCACTTGCCTTAACATCAGAAAGAGATGTAACCTTTGCCCAAACAAGATTAGTCAGTGCTTCTCCAACAGCAAGCCGTGCCATCGCCTTGGGATCCAGAAGACCTTTTATGGGCTGCTCTCCAATAGAGCATGCGCCACCAGTAAAGTCGGTATAAGTTTGAGCAATAACAGCAACATCAGCTAAAGTAATCTGTAAAGGACCCACTGTTTGCTGCTGTGCCACAAGACCTGTTACACACCTGTCAACTTTCGTTGTCAAGAAACGTTTTGAACCAACTGAAGGAAGCCTCAGGATCCTTTTCAGAGTATCCATTATAGTGATCGCGGGAGCAATATCAAGTGGCTCCATTGCATTAGACACACGATTGAATTCAAAAGTTTTTTGTGGCATGTCACCCAATACTTTCTCAAGCTCAAGATCCACAGCAGGGGGAGGCGGAGGTAGACCATTTGCACGGCATTTCTCAACAGCTACGCTATCAACCAAAACAACACGCCCTTCACCACTGATTGTACCAATAACAGCCATAGATACCCTCTCCCTTTGACAAATTGACTGCAAAAGATTACGGCTTTCAGGCTTCACCAAAATAGCATCTTGCTCCTGATATTCCGCACCCCATATCTCCAATACAGACATGGTATGGTCACCAACAACAATTGCCCTGATATCAATCTCCGCACCCTTCGGATATATAATTTCTTTGACAACATTACAGTTTCCACCTGCACCCTGGTCATGAATGCTGATAATAGGATTGTTCCCTCCCATTTCAATACAGGCGCGAACAACACGATACAGTTTCTGCGACATTTCTGCATCTCCACGCTGTACTGCATTAAAATCAAGCTCTGCATCATTCTGGCCACTAACCATACTTGATGCTGCACCACCTCCCATTCCTATACGATATGCTGGTCCTCCAAGCTTCACAACCAACATTCCTACATCAGGCTCTCCCTTCGAGATATGGCTGTGATCAATCTGCCCAATGCCTGCACTAAACATAATTGGCTTCAACCATTCGCGCCTTTCCCCGTTCGAGAGTCTCATACCAAAAGTCCTTAAATAACCTTGAATCATTGGCTCGCCAAATTTGTTACCATAGTCAGATGCGCCATTACTTGCATCAATAAGTATCTGCAATGGCGGTGCCAAGTTTGATGGATATGTGAAGGATTGATCTTCCCAAGGAGCATAAGAACCCTCGATATACAAATTTCCAACGCAGTATCCAGATGTAGAAGCAACTACAAATGATCCACTTCCAGTTGCATGAGTGTCCCTGATTCGACCCCCTGCACCTGTCTCTGCACCAGGATAGGGTGCCACTGCACATGGGAAATTGTGCGTCTCAGCAGTGAATAAGATATCCAGGACACGGCTAATCGAACTCAATGGGCAAGTTGAACCAGGCTGCTCTGGTCGCAGATGATTCACTTGAAACCCAGCAATTGCACTCGAATTATCCTTGAAACCAATAACAGAATTATTCGGATTAGCTTTCAACGTGCTCTTGACAATTTGCATCAGAGTATTATCCATGGGCTTACCATCTATCACAATTTTCCCAGTAAAAAACCAGTGCCTACTATGCTCACTATTAGACTGAGCAATATCAAACAACTCAACGTTTGTTGGATTCCGCTTAATGTCATCCTGGAAGAGCTTTGTATAATACTGTAAATCTTGTTCATCAAAAGCCAAACCCATCTCCATATTAATTTCTTCTAATGCTTTCCTACCCTTCTCCAAAACTGGTATATATCGAACCTCCTCCGGATGTACACTCGTCTCAAATGATCTTAACCTCTGAGTATAAACACATTCTGTCATCCGATCATGGACTATTGCAGCAATATCATTTATCTGACTCTCCAACAATCTGCCCCCTCCTCCCTTAACATACAACCGGTACCTCCTAGACCGTTCCATCCTATTCACTTCCGTCAACCCACACGCCTGACAAATCGAAACAGCATTAGCAGACCACGCAGTCGTAAAAGACAACCTCGGACCAACTTCAATCACCACACTCTCCAAACCCTCCTCGACCTCATCAAGAAAACTCTCAGTCCCCAAATTCTCCGGCTCAAACGTCTCCTGTAAAAGCCACCTAAGCACGGAAAGCTTCTCACTCGACAATGGCGAACTAATCCCAATATTAAAACACTGTTCAGTCTTCAACCCAACAATCTGATTCGAAACCTTAGTCTGAAAAGACTTCAGCAACTCATCATTAGCACTATCTTGAACCAACGGAACCCGAAAAAAATGTATCACATTCCCAACAAAGCTCGAAACTTTAGTCTTTTCATCAACAGAACTACCCACATCACCCGAAACCACAGCTTTAACCGAAAAGACTCTATCTTTACACACTCTTAGTGGTCTAATTTTATTTCTAACACTACCCCAAAGCAAACAATTAGTCTGCTTAGGTGAATATCTGGGCAACAATAATTTTTGCCTACAAGAACCCTGTACCCAAAAAACCCATAACACAAAATCAATTTCAACACTAAAGATCACAACTTTaaacaaaaaaaacacaaaaaatggGCCATCAAGAAATACATAGATATACATACCTGTAAAAACTCAGCTGCAGAAATTTCTAAAGCAGCAGCCATAATCTAACCAACCAAACTgcaaaaattaaataatatatttattatttggAGAAGCTTATGCATTAATATAGTTGCATATAGATACATATATAGATACAGAGTGGGGGAGAGACTAACCTTTGAGAGGGGGAGGAGTGTGCTGAGGGTGAGGAAATGAGTAAAGTGGCTGAGTACGAGTAGAACCCTAagttttgttttttgtttttttttttattttaacaattttttgTTATAATTATTTGTTGAATTGAATTGACTTATTATGCTATAAAAATATATACTTCAAGAATTAGAGGTGCTTCTTTAAAGTTGGAAAGTTATTCCATTTTTGTAAGATTCTTCTTGTATTGTAAAGAATTCTCAACAAAGTACACATTCATGCCTTTTTCTGAATATAAATACTGATACATTAAATAAAGACTTAATTACACGAAAATGGCCTCAGTTATAAATTTTTTGCACAAAACTGGCTGAGTTTTAATAATAGGCACCCGCATGACTcttctttaatttttttaacatGCGATTGCATTCCGTCAGTTTCATCTAACAGACGTTAAACCAAAAGGATAAATTAGGAAATGTCTATTTTTAACTGCTATTATCCTCATATACAGTATATCCTGAAATCACCAGAGATTTTTAACAACAGGAATCCTAGTATCCCTGAAATCCAAAGTCCCCGATGAGGTTGAGAAAACGCAGCTGGAGCCACCACGCCGAGTAAGAAAGCAGAGCAAATTGTAACCAAAACACCTGCACAACAATCTTCCCGTATCACATCACCAAAATGGGAGTTTGATGGTTTGCTACATTTCTCGAATTTTGAATTCCTCTGACAAGGTAAACATATGAAGTTTTCTTAAGTGT carries:
- the LOC141691190 gene encoding putative phosphoribosylformylglycinamidine synthase, chloroplastic/mitochondrial produces the protein MAAALEISAAEFLQGSCRQKLLLPRYSPKQTNCLLWGSVRNKIRPLRVCKDRVFSVKAVVSGDVGSSVDEKTKVSSFVGNVIHFFRVPLVQDSANDELLKSFQTKVSNQIVGLKTEQCFNIGISSPLSSEKLSVLRWLLQETFEPENLGTESFLDEVEEGLESVVIEVGPRLSFTTAWSANAVSICQACGLTEVNRMERSRRYRLYVKGGGGRLLESQINDIAAIVHDRMTECVYTQRLRSFETSVHPEEVRYIPVLEKGRKALEEINMEMGLAFDEQDLQYYTKLFQDDIKRNPTNVELFDIAQSNSEHSRHWFFTGKIVIDGKPMDNTLMQIVKSTLKANPNNSVIGFKDNSSAIAGFQVNHLRPEQPGSTCPLSSISRVLDILFTAETHNFPCAVAPYPGAETGAGGRIRDTHATGSGSFVVASTSGYCVGNLYIEGSYAPWEDQSFTYPSNLAPPLQILIDASNGASDYGNKFGEPMIQGYLRTFGMRLSNGERREWLKPIMFSAGIGQIDHSHISKGEPDVGMLVVKLGGPAYRIGMGGGAASSMVSGQNDAELDFNAVQRGDAEMSQKLYRVVRACIEMGGNNPIISIHDQGAGGNCNVVKEIIYPKGAEIDIRAIVVGDHTMSVLEIWGAEYQEQDAILVKPESRNLLQSICQRERVSMAVIGTISGEGRVVLVDSVAVEKCRANGLPPPPPAVDLELEKVLGDMPQKTFEFNRVSNAMEPLDIAPAITIMDTLKRILRLPSVGSKRFLTTKVDRCVTGLVAQQQTVGPLQITLADVAVIAQTYTDFTGGACSIGEQPIKGLLDPKAMARLAVGEALTNLVWAKVTSLSDVKASGNWMYAAKLDGEGAAMYDAAIALSEAMIELGIAIDGGKDSLSMAAHVSGEVVKAPGNLVISAYVTCPDITKTVTPDLKLGNDGILIHIDLAKGKRRLGGSALAQVFDQVGDDCPDLDDVSYLKRAFEGVQDLLEDELITAGHDISDGGLIVCLLEMAFAGNCGVCLDLASQSNSLFETLYAEELGLVLEVSKHNVDKVVGKLSGVGISADIIGQVTAEPVVELKVNGVSHLNEKTSVLRDMWEETSFQLEKLQRLASCVDSEKDGLKNRQEPSWSLSFTPTATDEKYLTASSKPKVAVIREEGSNGDREMSAAFYAAGFEPWDVTMSDLLNGAMSLDKFRGIVFVGGFSYADVLDSAKGWSASIRFNQPLLNQFQEFYNRPDTFSLGVCNGCQLMALLGWVPGPEVGGVHGTGGDPSQPRFVHNESGRFECRFTSVKIQDSPAIMLRGMEGSTLGVWAAHGEGRAYFPDNDVHESVLNSKLAPVRYCDDQGNPTEVYPFNLNGSPLGVAAICSPDGRHLAMMPHPERCFLMWQFPWYPKHWDVKKKGPSPWLQMFQNARAWCLQEGS